The following coding sequences lie in one Desulfofalx alkaliphila DSM 12257 genomic window:
- a CDS encoding ArsR/SmtB family transcription factor — translation MDTATVLKAIGDETRFKILTLLLQHNYCVRALSRKLGLSESAISQHIKVLREAGLLVGVKKGYYVHYDVNRDVLHQLASQIKELAALERELCRPDKVGCESAERKRCHLQKGSHNCSNGGQPFCHDKDSEEGRVKNHGNCKCHKS, via the coding sequence ATGGATACAGCAACGGTATTAAAGGCAATTGGGGATGAAACAAGATTTAAAATTCTTACCCTGCTTTTACAGCACAATTACTGCGTAAGGGCCCTGTCAAGAAAACTGGGCTTGTCGGAATCGGCCATATCACAGCATATAAAGGTTTTAAGGGAAGCGGGTCTGCTTGTGGGGGTGAAAAAAGGTTATTATGTGCACTATGATGTGAACAGGGACGTGCTGCACCAACTTGCCTCGCAAATCAAAGAACTTGCTGCCTTAGAGCGGGAGCTTTGCCGCCCTGACAAGGTGGGCTGTGAATCAGCCGAACGGAAAAGATGTCACCTTCAAAAGGGCAGTCATAACTGTTCCAACGGCGGTCAGCCCTTTTGTCATGATAAGGATAGTGAGGAAGGGCGGGTAAAGAATCATGGAAATTGTAAGTGTCACAAATCTTAA
- a CDS encoding DUF2200 domain-containing protein yields the protein MTTHKIYKMSFSKVYPLYISKAEKKGRTKSEVDEIICWLTGYSQDELETQLEKQVDFETFFREAPHLNPSRALIKGVVCGVRVEDIEEPTMQNIRYLDKLIDELAKGKAMEKILRK from the coding sequence ATGACCACACACAAGATTTATAAAATGAGTTTTTCAAAAGTTTATCCACTATATATTTCGAAAGCAGAGAAAAAAGGGCGTACTAAATCAGAAGTTGATGAAATTATCTGTTGGTTGACAGGATATAGCCAGGATGAGTTAGAAACACAGTTAGAGAAACAGGTAGACTTTGAGACTTTCTTTAGGGAAGCCCCTCATTTAAATCCTTCACGGGCTTTGATTAAAGGTGTAGTCTGTGGTGTTCGGGTAGAGGATATTGAAGAGCCAACGATGCAGAACATTCGTTATTTGGACAAATTAATAGATGAGTTGGCAAAGGGAAAAGCTATGGAAAAGATTTTGCGAAAATAA
- a CDS encoding ABC transporter ATP-binding protein has protein sequence MEIVSVTNLKKVYGDLPAVKDISFSINQGEVFGFLGPNGAGKTSTINMMIGLSRPTGGHIVIDGIDAIKDIKKVQRIIGVVPDENNLYGEMNGFDNLCFCASLYGIPKAEREKRAVDLLEQFNLTEAGKRPFKTYSKGMRRKLTIAAGIIHNPKILFLDEPTTGIDVESARQIRELILHLKNQGKTIFITTHYIEDAERICDRIAFIVNGKIVKIGTLTELMENADHEYKIKLVLNDSIRALKGELEGKFRNSRIEIPDKNSCLIISKERIALSPILQLLDSKGVSVYEAKEIKPSLEDVFVKITGLEASRLQKGKDKAGKLK, from the coding sequence ATGGAAATTGTAAGTGTCACAAATCTTAAAAAGGTATACGGGGATTTGCCGGCAGTTAAGGATATTTCCTTTAGTATTAATCAAGGTGAAGTCTTTGGCTTTTTAGGGCCGAACGGGGCGGGCAAAACTTCAACCATTAACATGATGATAGGCCTGTCCAGGCCCACCGGCGGACACATTGTAATTGACGGAATTGACGCCATAAAGGATATTAAAAAGGTGCAGAGAATTATTGGCGTTGTTCCTGATGAAAACAACCTGTATGGGGAAATGAACGGTTTCGATAATCTCTGCTTTTGTGCTTCACTGTATGGAATACCCAAGGCAGAGCGGGAAAAAAGGGCAGTGGACTTATTGGAACAATTTAATTTGACTGAGGCAGGAAAGCGCCCTTTCAAAACCTATTCAAAGGGAATGAGGCGCAAACTTACCATAGCTGCCGGAATTATACATAATCCCAAAATACTGTTTTTAGACGAACCAACCACAGGCATAGATGTGGAAAGTGCCAGGCAAATAAGAGAACTGATACTGCACTTGAAAAACCAAGGTAAAACTATCTTTATTACCACCCACTACATTGAAGATGCTGAACGCATCTGCGATAGAATTGCCTTTATTGTCAACGGCAAAATTGTAAAGATCGGTACCCTGACTGAATTGATGGAAAATGCAGACCATGAATATAAAATTAAGTTGGTGCTTAATGACAGTATTAGGGCACTGAAGGGAGAATTGGAAGGTAAATTCCGGAACAGCAGGATAGAGATTCCGGACAAGAATTCCTGTCTGATTATTTCTAAGGAACGCATAGCCTTATCGCCTATTCTTCAACTGCTTGACAGTAAGGGGGTTTCTGTTTACGAGGCAAAGGAAATCAAACCTTCCTTGGAGGATGTCTTTGTTAAAATAACAGGCCTTGAAGCCTCAAGGCTGCAAAAGGGAAAGGATAAGGCAGGGAAATTAAAATGA
- a CDS encoding YcxB family protein: protein MEQPIFIINTSMSKEDYRKFLYIATFRRNKVIIPLLLLVSLLGGIIISLDSGGFSFTRLIISWILLFALAIALVIFKVERKNAQRIKTDKTGTFDSINTLKFYEDRIVMENKELKSKGEIKYSQFFALMESKDYFIFYLTATQASLVRKRDVDNLNAFREFILEKFKGRYKKI, encoded by the coding sequence ATGGAACAACCTATATTCATCATAAATACAAGTATGTCAAAGGAAGACTATAGGAAGTTTTTATACATTGCAACATTTAGAAGGAATAAAGTTATAATTCCCCTCTTGTTATTAGTTTCTTTGCTTGGAGGAATAATAATATCTTTAGATAGTGGTGGCTTTAGTTTCACAAGACTAATTATAAGTTGGATTTTATTGTTTGCACTGGCAATTGCCCTTGTCATATTCAAAGTTGAAAGGAAAAATGCACAACGAATAAAAACAGATAAAACGGGGACCTTTGACAGTATTAATACTTTAAAATTTTATGAAGACAGAATTGTTATGGAGAATAAGGAACTTAAGTCAAAGGGTGAGATAAAATATAGTCAATTTTTTGCATTAATGGAAAGTAAAGATTACTTTATTTTTTATTTAACAGCCACCCAAGCATCATTGGTAAGAAAAAGAGATGTGGATAATCTTAATGCTTTTAGGGAGTTTATCCTTGAGAAATTTAAAGGTAGATATAAAAAAATATAG